Proteins from a genomic interval of Quercus robur chromosome 9, dhQueRobu3.1, whole genome shotgun sequence:
- the LOC126699348 gene encoding pectinesterase inhibitor 4-like codes for MEDYTTSYHALTILLTLLFLSNFHTSLASTSSTTTEKYKTYIKTACNSTTYPKECNNALLPFASKIKANPQKLCNTGLSISIKAAKNCSSTISKLSKNKGFTHSEVAIIKDCIENIKDSIDELKHSLNEMGHLGRSNVKAQIYDIKTWVSAALTNENTCTDGFDGMSVSKTVKNTIRKSILSVATPTSNALSLINSLHSY; via the exons ATGGAAGACTATACAACTTCATATCATGCTCTCACAATTCTTCTAACTCTTCTATTCCTCTCAAACTTTCATACATCCTTAGCCTCAACTAGTTCCACCACCACCGAAAAATACAAAACCTATATCAAAACCGCTTGCAATTCAACCACATACCCAAAAGAATGCAACAATGCCCTCTTACCCTTCGCTTccaaaataaaagcaaacccTCAAAAGCTTTGCAACACTGGCCTCTCTATATCCATAAAAGCCGCAAAAAACTGTTCCTCAACGATATCAAAGCTATCCAAGAACAAGGGTTTCACGCATAGTGAAGTGGCAATCATTAAGGATTGCATAGAGAACATCAAGGACTCCATTGACGAGCTCAAACATTCTTTGAACGAAATGGGTCATCTTGGAAGATCTAATGTGAAGGCTCAGATTTATGATATAAAGACTTGGGTCAGTGCTGCTTTAACAAATGAAAATACATGCACGGATGg gtTTGATGGTATGAGTGTTAGCAAGACTGTGAAGAACACAATCAGGAAGAGTATTCTTAGTGTTGCTACGCCAACTAGCAATGCTTTGTCTCTTATTAATAGTTTACACTCCTACTAA
- the LOC126700818 gene encoding zinc finger BED domain-containing protein RICESLEEPER 2-like, with product MDGTMSLNTYQFDQVRVRNKLARMVILHEYPLSMVDHIGFKEFVADLQPMFKLVTRNTLKSDILKIYDNEREKALKMMDKNESRMLITTDMWTSSNKKRGFMVITPHFINHTWTLQSRVLRFVYVLSPHTKDVLAEVLVDCFLEWNIDRKLSIITIDNCSTNDAMIRLLLNKLDTSSLMLGGSMLHMRRAAHILNFIVQDGLSLIDDGIERIRDSVIYWTESPKRRQKFEENAPQLRVQCTKELVLNCKTRWNSTYLMISTALIYKDVFSRLAKREISYTCLPYDYD from the exons aTGGATGGAACTATGAGTTTGAATACTTACCAATTTGATCAAGTTAGAGTGAGGAATAAGCTTGCTCGTATGGTCATCCTACATGAATATCCCCTTTCAATGGTTGACCATATTGGGTTTAAAGAATTTGTGGCTGATCTTCAACCTATGTTTAAACTTGTCACAAGAAATACTTTGAAGAGTGACATTCTTAAAATCTATGATAATGAGAGGGAGAAAGCTTTGAAGATGATGGACAAGAATGAAAGTAGGATGCTAATTACAACTGATATGTGGACTTCAAGTAACAAAAAGAGAGGGTTTATGGTCATTACCcctcattttattaatcatACTTGGACGTTGCAAAGTCGGGTTTTAAG GTTTGTTTATGTTCTTTCTCCACACACGAAAGATGTCCTTGCTGAAGTCcttgttgattgttttttagAGTGGAACATTGATAGGAAGTTGTCCATAATAACTATTGATAATTGTAGTACTAATGATGCCATGATAAGACTTCTCTTGAATAAGCTTGATACTAGTTCTCTTATGTTGGGTGGGTCTATGTTGCATATGAGGCGTGCTGCacatattttgaatttcattgtTCAAGATGGGTTGTCTCTTATTGATGATGGTATTGAAAGGATTCGTGATAGTGTGATTTATTGGACTGAATCACCAAAAAGGAGGcagaaatttgaagaaaatgcaCCTCAATTGCGTGTTCAATGCACCAAAGAGTTAGTCTTAAATTGTAAAACTCGTTGGAATTCAACTTACTTAATGATTTCTACTGCATTGATTTATAAAGATGTTTTCTCACGTTTGGCTAAACGTGAAATATCTTATACTTGTTTACCATATGATTATGATTGA